Within the Ignavibacteriales bacterium genome, the region TTCTTTTATCAATATTAATCCTTACTTCAAGTTTATAAGAGAGGCTGTAATTGTTTTGATGGCATTTTTATCAATGCAGTTCACTCCAAAACTTTTACGCGCATCAAACAACTTTACCTGGCATCCGATTGAAGAAGTTGCATATTTATTTTCGGAATATTTATAACGATGGTACCCTGTCTTTATATCTTGAATCTAATGCAAAACAACTTGGTGTTGAGACAGTAAGTCAATTTTATTATTACACAGGATTACTCAGCAGCTTTCTTGATAACACTCCAACCGCTGTAACGTTTCATTCCCTTGCTTTAGGACTTGGAATTACTGAGGGAACTTTAGTGGCAGGAATTCCAGAATTATTATTAAAAGCTATATCGACAGCAGCAGTATTTTTTGGTTCGATGACATATATTGGCAATGGCCCAAACTTTATGGTTAAAGCTGTTGCGGAAGAGAATAATATTAAGATGCCCGATTTTTTCAGTTATATGTTTAAGTTTTCAATAGTAGTGCTTTTACCAATTTTTATTTTAGTTCAATTACTTTTTATTTAAAAAGAAAAGAAAAGATGTATTCAAAACCATTTCACCCCTGGCATAATGTTAGCCCTGGTAAAGATATACCAAAAACTGTAAACGGAATAATAGAAATACCTAAAGGTTCAAAAGGTAAATATGAACTTGATAAAGAAAGCGGATTATTAAGATTAGATCGCGTACTTTATTCATCAGTTCATTATCCTGCTAACTATGGATTTATTCCACAAACATATTGTGATGATAAAGATCCATTGGATATTCTTATAATCTGTTCAATTGATGTTGATCCGCTTTGTATTATCGAAGCAAAAGTTATCGGGGTTATGCAACATGATTGATGATAACGAGCAGGATGATAAAATTGTTGCCGTGGCAAATAATGATATGGCAGTTAATTACATAAATGATATTTCAGAACTGCCGCCGCACACAGTTGTTGAGTTAAGAAGATTTTTTGAGGATTATAAAAAAATTAGAGCACAAACAGGTTATTGTTGAACAGTTTCTTGGAGAGGAAGATGCCTATAAAATCGTTTATGAGGCAATTGGGCTTTATATGAGAAGATGAAAGATAGTTTAATAAAGTAGAGGTGTATAAGCTACGTTTCTACAATATTTTCAATCAAATAAACTTTATCATTTCGTCTAACAAGAGAAGGAATTTTTAAAGTTATTTCATCTCCTCTTTTTGCAGATGATTGATCTTTATCATTTACAATCATCCTTCCTAAAATAATTTCAATCACTCCGGTTGTTTCACCGATAATTAAAAGTTTATCTTCAATTTTTATCTCGCCTGATTCTAAAAAAAATGATGAGCAACTTGCGGTTCTTGAAAATAATTAGGACTTTGCCCACATAAACTTTTCTTGTGGTTGCTTTACTTCCATTAACTCCAGCGTACTCCTCTGATGAAGGAATCCCGAAATAAAATCCAGAGGAGAAACCACGGTTATAAACTTTTTCAAGTTCGCCAAGAAATTCTTTTTTCTTCACTTCATTCAATCCCCCCTCAAAATAAAGATCTATCGCCTGCCTGTAAATTGAAACTGACTTAGCAACATATTCCGGCGATCTTTTTCTTCCTTCAATTTTAAATGAATTTATTCCGGCTTCAATTAACTGATCAATAAATTCAATTGTGCATAAATCTTTTGGTGACATCACATAATCTTCGCCAATGATAAGTGATTTATCAGTTGCAGAATCAATCACTTCATATTCTCGTCTGCAAGGCTGAACACACTCGCCGCGATTTGCACTTTTGCCAAATAAATGGTGACTCATAAAACATCTGCCACTAACCGCAATACACATTGCACCGTGAACAAATGCTTCAATCTCTAAATCAGTTTTGCACGAATCTTTTTTTATTTCTGCTAACGAACACTCACGCGCCATAACAATTCTTACTGCCCCCATTCTTTTATAAACATCAGCAGCAAGTGAATTTGAGATTGAGCTTTGCGTGGAAATACAAAATGGAAATTAATGTTTATAACATAAATCAGCAACGGCAAGATCAGAACAAATTATTCTATTAACTTTATTTTGTTTGGCTGCAATAATTATTTCTTCAAGTTCAGCAAGTTCTTCTTCAAAAACAATTGTGTTAAGAGTAAGATAAGTTTTTACTTTATGTTCTTTGCAAAATGAAACTACTTTGGAAAGTTCATCAAGAGTAAAGTTTGCAGCCTTTGCACGCATATTAAGTTTATCCAAACCAAAATAAACAGCATCCGCACCATTGCTAACAGCAGCACGCAGCATTGTCCAATCCCCTGCAGGTGCCATAAGTTCGGGTTTGGTTGAGGTGGTTGATAGTTTGCTATGATTCTGATTCATACAGGTTAAAAAGAATAGAACACAGATTCCGCAGATTGAGCTGATCAGCGCAGATCTGCCTAATCTGAGTTATCTGCGTTCTATTGCGTTAAGCTTTTTCTTCCCAAACTTTTGCAACTTCAACAATTGTTTTAACTGCCATTTCCATATCCTGAATTGCAACCCACTCAAGTTGAGAATGGAAACTATGCTCGCCTGCAAAAATATTTGGTGTCGGCAAACCCATAAAAGATAAACGCGAGCCATCCGTACCGCCGCGGATTGGGTGCATAATCGGTTTAATTCCTAATCTTTCCATTGCTATAATGGCGTAATCATTAACGTGCGGATGTTTATCCAAAATTTCTTTCATATTTCTGTACTGCTCAATAACCTGAAATTCCATTCTTGCGCCGGGGTATTTTGCAACTGTTTCCTCCGCAAGTTTTTTTAGAAAATCCTCGTAGTCTTTAAGCTTTGATGTTATAAAGTCACGGATGATGAATTTTAAAGTAGTGAGTTCTTCATTGCCATTAAAATATCCGCAATGAACGTAGCCTTCACGCGCATCAGTTGTTTCAGGTGATAACGTATCTTTCGGCAAACTATCGATAAAGTGAGAAGCTATTTTGATAGAATTTATCATAATATTTTTTGCATAACCGGGATGAATATTTTTGCCAAAAAATTTTATTACAACTGCATCGGCAGAAAACGTTTCTGTCTCTAATTCGCCTTTGCTTGATCCATCAATAGTATAAGCATACTTTGCTCCAAGTTTTTTCAAATCGATTTTTTCAGTTCCTCTTCCAACTTCTTCATCGGGAGTAAAGCATATTTTAAGATCACCATGTTTTACTTCCGGGTGGGTAAGCATGTAATTAACTGCATCAACAATTTCTGAAACACCCGCTTTGTTATCTGCACCAAGTAAAGTAGAGCCATCCGTAGTAATGATATCGTATCCAATCATATTTTTTAGATCAGGATTATCATCAACAGAAATAACCCAGCCGCCGTTTTCAAGTTTAATATCCCCACCCTGATAATTTTTTCTGATAATAGGATTTACATTTAAACCAGTTACAGCAGGAGAAGTATCAACGTGAGCAATAAAAGCAATAGGGTCAACTTTTTTATTTGTGTTGGATGGAAGAGTCGCCATTACATATCCCCACTCGTCCATATGAGCATCTTTTAATCCCAATGCTTTTAATTCTTCCGCAAGATTTTTAGAAAGAATTTTTTGCTTTTCAGAACTTGGAAATGAAGTTGATTCTTCATCTGATTGAGTGTCGTATTTTACATACTTTAAAAATCTATCTACACAAGTGAATTTATAATTTGCATCGAACATATTAACCTCAAGTTTTTAGTTTAAGAAAATTTGCTTCAATTAATTTTAATGATTTTAACTCTTCTATTTTTGCTCTGCCTTCTTCGGTTTTGTTATCGGCAATAGGGAATTCCTTACCAAGCCCGACAACTTCAAACCTGTTTTTCATAATCCTTTTGATACAAAATAATTTAAAACGGATTCGGCACGCATAAGAGATAATTTTTTATTCCCTTCCGCAGAACCGACATTATCAGTGTGTCCTTCTATTCTCCAGCGGCTTAATGGATTTTCCTTCATTGATAGAACTAATTTGTCAAGTTCGGCGTAAGCGGTGGGTAATAGCTGAGCGCTGTTAAACCCAAAATTGGTCGCACCGCTAAGGGTTACTCTTTAATTTCCTCTTTTACAATTTTCGGCTCGACAACAGTGCATCCATTCTGATCTATCTTATCACCAAGTGGTGTGTCCGGACATTGGTCGAGAAAATCCGGTAAGCCATCTTTATCCGAATCAATCAGACAGCCATTTGCATCAACCTGAACATCATAGGGAGTGGCAACACTTATCAAGATAATCCGGAACGCCATCAGCATCACGATCAAAGGACAGCCAAATTCATCAACCTCAACTCCAAAGGGAGTATTTGAACACAAATCCATATAGTCGGGGATATTGTCTTTGTCTGAATCAAGCGGGCAGCCGTCTTTATCAACTTTAACTTCTTTTGGCGTTGTGAGACATTGATCGAGATAATCCGGTACCCCATCCTTGTCTCCGTCAAGAGGACAGCCAAACTCATCAACTTTTACTCCGGCTGGTGTATTTGGGCAAACATCTTTCGAGTCAACGACACCATCATTATCAATATCATTTTGCGTAAAAAATGCATAAGATAATCCAGCAGACAAAGTAAAAAATATGTCGTTGCTTTTTCCGGATGCAATATCATCAAGAAAATCATTTGGACTTATCTGCACACCGCCGGCGAGATTAATAGTTGTGTTATCAGTAATCAAAAATCTAAAGCCTAATTCACCGTTATAATTTAATTCATTTTTCTTGTAAACATCTGCAAGATTATTCGGCAGTTTTTGATCGGCTTCGCCTTTTGGATCAAACCATAAATTTGAAACACCCCCAAATAGATAAGGAAATACTACTTCACCCAAAGAAAATGCGTAAACAATTCCACCACCAAAGAATCCAATTTTAGTTCGAAAAATAGTTGGAGTAAATCTCGTATCCTCTCCCGATATAAATCCACCGCCCCCAAACGCTCTTAAGCCGAAAGAACTTTTTGTTGAAGAAGCAAAGAAGTATTCGAGAGTTGCTCTGCCGAAATAATCAAATCCACTGCCCTTAAAGTCAGTGTATTCAAGTGTCGAACCTCCTTCAAAAGATAAAACAAGTGTACCCGAAAACGGATGATATAATTGATTAGAAATTTTTTGTGAGTGAACTGAAATAGAAAAAATTACAGCAATAATAAAAACAATTCTAAAAAACAGATTCATAGATTTCCTTAATTTTTGAATTATAATTTAAATTTAAGGTTATTTACGTGTAAATTAAAATAGAGGATTATTTGTATATAATAAAAAAGCTGCACGAGGCAGCTTTTAATAGTTTTATTTCATTATTATCATCTTCTTAGTTTCAATAAAACTGCCTGACCGTAGTTGGTAGTAGTACACTCCGCTGGACAGGCTGATAGCCTGTCCCACATTAAATTCTACTTCGTAAGTGCCAGGCTGTTGTGGTTCATTTACGAGTGTGGCTACTTCGTTGCCAAGTACATCGTAAACTTTCAATTACGATAAATGTCACCCTTCGACAGGCTCAGGGTGACAGTGGGAATTGTATATTTAATTTTGTTGTTGGATTAAATGGATTCGGATAATTCTGCTCCAATGTAAATTCTGTTGGTGAATTTATTTCCACTTCAATTGTGCTTGAATATTCAAACGTTCCATCAAAGTCTAATTGTTTTAATCTGTATTGATATTTTCCTGCAGGAAAATTTTCATCAGTGAAAGAATAACTCTTTGGTTCGGTAGTAGTCCCAAATCCGGGAACGAAAGCAATTTGATTCCAGTCCTGATTGCCGACTGAAGATTGAGGGCTGCCGACTTGTTTTCTTTCTATTTCAAACCCGCTGTTATTTGTCTCCGTTGCTGTTTGCCAGTTTAGCATAATAGTGTTTTGCTCTGCTGCGGCTGTGAAGGATGTTAGCTCGACGGGGACTATGTCGGAGGCTATTCTAACGAGATAGACCTGAGACCTGTACCCAGTTGATATAACTTTCCTCCTGTATCCAGCTAAAATGTAGTCTCCATTCTTTGTTTGTTTGACTGATTGAAACCCATCAGTTCCATCTGAAACATAAGTTATTTGCTCTGGGCTCGGAGGCTGGTTAAATAACTTTTGCCATAATACATTTCCGTCGCTGTCGGTTCTAACAACAAATCCAACTGCTACACAATCAAAACAGCTAGATTGACCAGCAATAATATACCCCCCATCTGAAGTTTGATCTACAGAGTATCCAACATCGCTATCATTTTCATAATCAATGTCCTTTGACCATACTTCATTACCAAGTGAATCTGTTTTTACAAACCAAACGTTTGAAAATTCACCTACACTTAATAGACCAGTTATTACAAATCCATTTTCGTTCGTATTATTAACTGAATTAAACCAATCACTACCAATTATACTAATGTATCGACTTGTCCATAGAGTATCTCCATTATCATTTAATTTTAATAACCATCCCTCACAAGATGCATAGCCGTTACAATCGAATGCACCTGCTGCAATAAAATTTCCATCATCTGTTTGTTTTATTGAAAATATTCTTTCATCATCTACATCAGTTCCATAACTCTTCTCCCAAATCATATTTCCTACTGAATTGGTTTTTATTATCCAAACATCTGCATCTACAGGCCAGGCATCCTTTTCACCAGCCATAATAAATCCGCCGTCTGCTGTATTATCCACCGACCAGCAGATGTCATCATTTACTCCTCCAAATGATTTTGTCCACAGTGTATCACCAAGTGAATCGGTTCGAATTAAGTAATAGTCTAACCCACCTGCACCGAATGATTCTGTTGTTCCTCCTATTATAAAACCACCATCATCTGTTTTTTTCATTGAGTAGCCATATTCGTCTCCATCACCTCCGTAAGTTCTAGTCCAAAGAGTGTCACCCGTTTGGAATCAGTCCGCAGAAGCCAGACATCGTAATTAGTAACCGGAATAGATTTAGTGTAACCCACAACAGCAAACCCCATCCCATAGCTCTTCAACATCATACGCAACATCAGTACTATCTCCACCCACTACTTTTGTCCAGAGCGTTATTGGTTCCTGCCCGAATAATAGATGACCTTGCAACGATAACACATAGAATAAAACCAGGACCAATATTTTTTTTATTTTCATTTCATGCTCCTAATCTTCAGGGGGTACAAGATTGTTACATACAAAGTGAGATACGTGAGAGTCAATTATCATTTTAATAAAGAGTAAACCAAGAACTGCAATGAACAAAAACGTCCTTATAAAGAAAGTACTCATAATAAACCTCGAAAAAATAATTATTGAATAAATCAGTTATTTTTTATTTCTGCTAGATTTGACTACGGGCAGAGAACGAGATGAAATCTTAACAGAAAAATTCTCGAACCATCTTACAAAGAGAAATTGATAAAGTCAATCGCACGAATGTGGTATTTACAAAGATGACATCCCGATAGACGGGATGTCATCGTTTAGGAAGAGGGAAATTATTTCAATAGAAGAATTTTCTTTGTTAGTCTTGACCCCGGTGTGATCAGATTGATAATATACACTCCTGAGCTTAGTTGAGAAGCATCGAATGTAAACTTCTGTATGCCTGAAACTATCTCACCATTGTAAAGTTCTGCAACTTGCTGACCGAGCAAATTAGTAATTTTTAAAGATACATTTGTACGGACCGGAACAGAAAATTCAATCGTCGTGGAAGGATTAAACGGATTGGGATAATTCTGATAAAGCACCATTTCTTCGGGAATTATATTTCCACCATTGTCAGCAGATGTGAGATAGAACGTCAACTCAATACTATCAACCATGGGATTTGCAGGGTCAACACTAAACTCTTTACTAAAAGCATCTGAAAAACCTATTCTTTGAGCAACAAGTTTATATGTTCCTTGGGGCAGAAAGCCGATATCGAAAGTTCCATCAATTTGCGTGAATCCATAATTGTAAATTAAATTATTGGTGACTGACTGGGCATAAAGTATAACATCAGCGGGAACAAAACTTTTACCCGGCATAATATTTACGAATCCACTTCCTTTGCCCCCTCCAAAGGAAGAGTCTCTTAGCAGAGCTTATATTTTCCCTGTCACGGGAGAATCAACTAATACTGAATCAGCTAATTGCCAAAATACCGTTGAAGTTGGATCACCATAACGAAGGGACAAAAAAATCCGAGAAAGCCTTGCAAATAGTAGTAGCCAGGATTTATAATATTTTTTACACTAAAAATCCTTGATTATCAGTAAACACTGTGTAAATATTATCCGGCATCGGAACATCGTTTAATTG harbors:
- a CDS encoding U32 family peptidase gives rise to the protein MSTQSSISNSLAADVYKRMGAVRIVMARECSLAEIKKDSCKTDLEIEAFVHGAMCIAVSGRCFMSHHLFGKSANRGECVQPCRREYEVIDSATDKSLIIGEDYVMSPKDLCTIEFIDQLIEAGINSFKIEGRKRSPEYVAKSVSIYRQAIDLYFEGGLNEVKKKEFLGELEKVYNRGFSSGFYFGIPSSEEYAGVNGSKATTRKVYVGKVLIIFKNRKLLIIFFRIRRDKN
- the pepT gene encoding peptidase T; amino-acid sequence: MFDANYKFTCVDRFLKYVKYDTQSDEESTSFPSSEKQKILSKNLAEELKALGLKDAHMDEWGYVMATLPSNTNKKVDPIAFIAHVDTSPAVTGLNVNPIIRKNYQGGDIKLENGGWVISVDDNPDLKNMIGYDIITTDGSTLLGADNKAGVSEIVDAVNYMLTHPEVKHGDLKICFTPDEEVGRGTEKIDLKKLGAKYAYTIDGSSKGELETETFSADAVVIKFFGKNIHPGYAKNIMINSIKIASHFIDSLPKDTLSPETTDAREGYVHCGYFNGNEELTTLKFIIRDFITSKLKDYEDFLKKLAEETVAKYPGARMEFQVIEQYRNMKEILDKHPHVNDYAIIAMERLGIKPIMHPIRGGTDGSRLSFMGLPTPNIFAGEHSFHSQLEWVAIQDMEMAVKTIVEVAKVWEEKA
- a CDS encoding thrombospondin type 3 repeat-containing protein, translating into MNLFFRIVFIIAVIFSISVHSQKISNQLYHPFSGTLVLSFEGGSTLEYTDFKGSGFDYFGRATLEYFFASSTKSSFGLRAFGGGGFISGEDTRFTPTIFRTKIGFFGGGIVYAFSLGEVVFPYLFGGVSNLWFDPKGEADQKLPNNLADVYKKNELNYNGELGFRFLITDNTTINLAGGVQISPNDFLDDIASGKSNDIFFTLSAGLSYAFFTQNDIDNDGVVDSKDVCPNTPAGVKVDEFGCPLDGDKDGVPDYLDQCLTTPKEVKVDKDGCPLDSDKDNIPDYMDLCSNTPFGVEVDEFGCPLIVMLMAFRIILISVATPYDVQVDANGCLIDSDKDGLPDFLDQCPDTPLGDKIDQNGCTVVEPKIVKEEIKE
- a CDS encoding T9SS type A sorting domain-containing protein; protein product: MPGKSFVPADVILYAQSVTNNLIYNYGFTQIDGTFDIGFLPQGTYKLVAQRIGFSDAFSKEFSVDPANPMVDSIELTFYLTSADNGGNIIPEEMVLYQNYPNPFNPSTTIEFSVPVRTNVSLKITNLLGQQVAELYNGEIVSGIQKFTFDASQLSSGVYIINLITPGSRLTKKILLLK